In Nycticebus coucang isolate mNycCou1 chromosome 9, mNycCou1.pri, whole genome shotgun sequence, the following are encoded in one genomic region:
- the LOC128593174 gene encoding HLA class II histocompatibility antigen, DO beta chain isoform X2, which yields MRSGWVPCMVALLLNLTGLGSSLTRGTDSPEDFVIQAKADCYFTNGTEKVQFVVRFIYNLEEYARFDSDVGMFVALTALGQPDAERWNNRPDILETSRASVDTLCRHNYRLGVPFTVGRKVQPEVTVYPERTPSLQQHNLLLCSVTGFYPGDINIRWFRNGQEERAGVLSTDLIRNGDWTFQTVVMLEMTPELGDVYTCLVDHPSLLSPVSVEWSAQSDYPWRKMLSGVAAFLLGLVVFLVGIVIHLRDQKGYVKTQKSGDEVSRTVLLPQPWGEPPLTGSH from the exons ATGCGTTCTGGCTGGGTCCCCTGCATGGTGGCTCTGCTACTGAATCTGACTGGGCTGGGTTCCTCCCTGACTCGAGGCACAGACTCTCCAG AAGATTTTGTGATTCAGGCAAAGGCTGACTGTTACTTCACCAATGGGACAGAAAAGGTGCAGTTTGTGGTGAGATTCATCTATAACCTGGAGGAGTACGCCCGTTTCGACAGTGATGTGGGGATGTTTGTGGCCCTGACGGCGCTGGGGCAGCCTGATGCCGAGCGGTGGAACAATCGGCCCGATATACTGGAGACGAGCAGGGCGTCGGTGGACACGCTCTGTAGACACAACTACAGGCTGGGCGTGCCCTTCACCGTGGGGAGAAAAG TACAACCAGAGGTGACAGTGTACCCAGAGAGGACCCCATCGCTGCAGCAGCACAACCTGCTGCTCTGCTCTGTGACTGGCTTCTATCCAGGGGACATCAACATCAGATGGTTCCGGAATGGGCAGGAGGAGAGAGCTGGGGTCTTGTCCACTGACCTTATCCGGAATGGAGATTGGACCTTCCAGACTGTGGTGATGCTGGAAATGACTCCTGAACTTGGAGATGTCTATACCTGCCTTGTTGATCATCCCAGCCTGCTGAGCCCTGTGTCTGTGGAGTGGA GTGCTCAGTCTGATTATCCTTGGAGAAAGATGCTAAGTGGAGTTGCTGCCTTCCTGCTTGGGCTGGTTGTCTTTCTGGTGGGGATTGTCATCCACCTTAGGGATCAGAAAG GTTATGTGAAGACACAGAAGTCTGGTGATGAG GTCTCAAGAACTGTTCTCCTCCCACAGCCATGGGGAGAACCTCCTCTCACAGGTTCTCATTGA
- the LOC128593174 gene encoding HLA class II histocompatibility antigen, DO beta chain isoform X3, with amino-acid sequence MRSGWVPCMVALLLNLTGLGSSLTRGTDSPEKVQFVVRFIYNLEEYARFDSDVGMFVALTALGQPDAERWNNRPDILETSRASVDTLCRHNYRLGVPFTVGRKVQPEVTVYPERTPSLQQHNLLLCSVTGFYPGDINIRWFRNGQEERAGVLSTDLIRNGDWTFQTVVMLEMTPELGDVYTCLVDHPSLLSPVSVEWSAQSDYPWRKMLSGVAAFLLGLVVFLVGIVIHLRDQKGYVKTQKSGDEVMYISLPLGGRAFSCFFGQRRHYGDKEA; translated from the exons ATGCGTTCTGGCTGGGTCCCCTGCATGGTGGCTCTGCTACTGAATCTGACTGGGCTGGGTTCCTCCCTGACTCGAGGCACAGACTCTCCAG AAAAGGTGCAGTTTGTGGTGAGATTCATCTATAACCTGGAGGAGTACGCCCGTTTCGACAGTGATGTGGGGATGTTTGTGGCCCTGACGGCGCTGGGGCAGCCTGATGCCGAGCGGTGGAACAATCGGCCCGATATACTGGAGACGAGCAGGGCGTCGGTGGACACGCTCTGTAGACACAACTACAGGCTGGGCGTGCCCTTCACCGTGGGGAGAAAAG TACAACCAGAGGTGACAGTGTACCCAGAGAGGACCCCATCGCTGCAGCAGCACAACCTGCTGCTCTGCTCTGTGACTGGCTTCTATCCAGGGGACATCAACATCAGATGGTTCCGGAATGGGCAGGAGGAGAGAGCTGGGGTCTTGTCCACTGACCTTATCCGGAATGGAGATTGGACCTTCCAGACTGTGGTGATGCTGGAAATGACTCCTGAACTTGGAGATGTCTATACCTGCCTTGTTGATCATCCCAGCCTGCTGAGCCCTGTGTCTGTGGAGTGGA GTGCTCAGTCTGATTATCCTTGGAGAAAGATGCTAAGTGGAGTTGCTGCCTTCCTGCTTGGGCTGGTTGTCTTTCTGGTGGGGATTGTCATCCACCTTAGGGATCAGAAAG GTTATGTGAAGACACAGAAGTCTGGTGATGAGGTAATGTATATTTCCTTGCCTTTGGGTGGCAGAGCATTCTCTTGTTTCTTTGGCCAGAGGAGACACTATGGGGATAAGGAGGCATAA
- the LOC128593174 gene encoding HLA class II histocompatibility antigen, DO beta chain isoform X1: MRSGWVPCMVALLLNLTGLGSSLTRGTDSPEDFVIQAKADCYFTNGTEKVQFVVRFIYNLEEYARFDSDVGMFVALTALGQPDAERWNNRPDILETSRASVDTLCRHNYRLGVPFTVGRKVQPEVTVYPERTPSLQQHNLLLCSVTGFYPGDINIRWFRNGQEERAGVLSTDLIRNGDWTFQTVVMLEMTPELGDVYTCLVDHPSLLSPVSVEWSAQSDYPWRKMLSGVAAFLLGLVVFLVGIVIHLRDQKGYVKTQKSGDEVMYISLPLGGRAFSCFFGQRRHYGDKEA, encoded by the exons ATGCGTTCTGGCTGGGTCCCCTGCATGGTGGCTCTGCTACTGAATCTGACTGGGCTGGGTTCCTCCCTGACTCGAGGCACAGACTCTCCAG AAGATTTTGTGATTCAGGCAAAGGCTGACTGTTACTTCACCAATGGGACAGAAAAGGTGCAGTTTGTGGTGAGATTCATCTATAACCTGGAGGAGTACGCCCGTTTCGACAGTGATGTGGGGATGTTTGTGGCCCTGACGGCGCTGGGGCAGCCTGATGCCGAGCGGTGGAACAATCGGCCCGATATACTGGAGACGAGCAGGGCGTCGGTGGACACGCTCTGTAGACACAACTACAGGCTGGGCGTGCCCTTCACCGTGGGGAGAAAAG TACAACCAGAGGTGACAGTGTACCCAGAGAGGACCCCATCGCTGCAGCAGCACAACCTGCTGCTCTGCTCTGTGACTGGCTTCTATCCAGGGGACATCAACATCAGATGGTTCCGGAATGGGCAGGAGGAGAGAGCTGGGGTCTTGTCCACTGACCTTATCCGGAATGGAGATTGGACCTTCCAGACTGTGGTGATGCTGGAAATGACTCCTGAACTTGGAGATGTCTATACCTGCCTTGTTGATCATCCCAGCCTGCTGAGCCCTGTGTCTGTGGAGTGGA GTGCTCAGTCTGATTATCCTTGGAGAAAGATGCTAAGTGGAGTTGCTGCCTTCCTGCTTGGGCTGGTTGTCTTTCTGGTGGGGATTGTCATCCACCTTAGGGATCAGAAAG GTTATGTGAAGACACAGAAGTCTGGTGATGAGGTAATGTATATTTCCTTGCCTTTGGGTGGCAGAGCATTCTCTTGTTTCTTTGGCCAGAGGAGACACTATGGGGATAAGGAGGCATAA